In Poecilia reticulata strain Guanapo linkage group LG1, Guppy_female_1.0+MT, whole genome shotgun sequence, one genomic interval encodes:
- the LOC103459733 gene encoding E3 ubiquitin/ISG15 ligase TRIM25-like has translation MAQARVQLDRERFSCSICLDLLKDPVTTSCGHSYCMSCIKDHWDGEDQKGTHSCPQCRKTFNRRPDLQKNTLLAELVEDLKKTGLRHAPADXCYAGXGDVACDVCTGRKMKAVKSCLVCLASYCEDHLQPHYESHAFKKHKLVKASAELQQHVCSRHDEVMKIFCRTDQQSICYLCTMDEHKGHETVPTAAERAEKQKELQVRQQQIQHRIQNREKDMKLLQQEVKVINVSADKTVEDNEKIFTELIRLLQKRSSEVKQQIRXQZXTEVSRVKDVQEKLEQEISELKRKDAELEQLSHTEDHNQFLLNYPSLSALSESTHSSSIDGRPLRHFEDVTAAVSELRDILQDILRDMWKNVPLTVPLVDVLQSEPEPKTRNDFLKYSKIITLDPNTASAQILLSEGNRKATLTDELQFYFDHPDRFTYCQVLSRESLTGRCYWEVEWRGRRVDVAVSYKSISRSGQECEFRSNDKCWSLYCCTDWYTCWHNRVGNLISIPVSSRVGMYLDHRAGVLSFYRVSGTMTLLHRVQTCFTQPLHAGVGFYDTGDSVTFIEL, from the coding sequence ATGGCGCAGGCACGAGTTCAGTTGGATCGGGAAAGGTTCTCCTGTTCCATCTGTTTGGATCTACTGAAGGATCCGGTGACTACAtcctgtggacacagctactgcATGAGCTGCATTAAAGACCACTGGGATGGAGAGGACCAGAAGGGAACCCACAGCTGTCCACAGTGCAGGAAGACTTTCAATCGCAGACCTGACCTCCAGAAAAACACCCTGTTAGCAGAGTTAGTGGAGGACCTGAAGAAGACTGGACTCCGACATGCTCCAGCTGACCAVTGTTATGCTGGAHCTGGAGATGTGGCCTGCGATGTCTGCACTGGGAGAAAGATGAAAGCTGTCAAGTcctgtctggtttgtttggccTCATACTGTGAGGATCACCTCCAACCTCACTATGAATCtcatgcttttaaaaaacataaacttgttAAGGCTTCCGCTGAACTTCAGCAGCACGTCTGCAGTCGTCATGACGAGGTGATGAAGATCTTCTGTCGTACTGATCAGCAGTCCATCTGTTATCTCTGCACTATGGATGAACATAAAGGCCATGAAACAGTGCCGACTGCAGCAGAAAGGGCTGAGAAGCAGAAGGAGCTCCAGGTGAGGCAACAACAAATCCAGCACAGAATCcagaacagagagaaagatATGAAGCTGCTTCAACAGGAGGTGAAGGTCATCAATGTCTCTGCTGATAAAACAGTGGAGGACAATGAGAAGATCTTCACTGAGCTGATCCGTCTCCTCCAGAAAAGAAGCTCTgaggtgaagcagcagatcagatYYCAGSARRAAACYGAAGTGAGTCGAGTCAAAgatgttcaggagaagctggagcaggagatcagtgagctgaagaggaaagacgctgagctggagcagctctcacacacagaggatcacaaccagtttctcctcaactaCCCCTCATTGTCAGCACTCAGTGAGTCGACACACTCATCCAGCATCGACGGTCGTCCTCTGAGACACTTTGAGgacgtgacagcagctgtgtcagagctcagagaTATACTACAGGACATCTTGAGGGACATGTGGAAAAACGTCCCACTGACAGTCCCCCTGGTGGATGTTctccagtcagaaccagaacctaaGACCAGAAATGACTtcttgaaatattcaaaaataatcacTCTGGACCCAAACACAGCAAGTGCACAAATATTATTATCTGAGGGAAACAGGAAAGCAACTTTGACAGATgaattgcagttttattttgatcatccagacagattcactTATTGTCAGGTCCTGAGCagagagagtctgactggacgctgttactgggaggtggagtggagGGGGAGAAGAGTCGATGTAGCAGTTTCATACAAGAGCATCAGCAGGTCAGGACAAGAATGTGAGTTTCGAAGTAATGACAAATGTTGGTCATTATATTGTTGCACAGACTGGTACACATGTTGGCACAACAGAGTTGGAAATCTAATATCAATTCCGGTTTCGTCCAGAGTAGGAATGTATCTGGATCACAGAGCCGGTGTTCTGTCTTTCTACCGCGTCTCTGGAACCATGACTCtcctccacagagtccagacctgCTTCACCCAGCCGCTGCATGCTGGAGTTGGGTTTTATGATACTGGAGACTCTGTTACATTTATTGAACTGTAA